The Aphidius gifuensis isolate YNYX2018 linkage group LG2, ASM1490517v1, whole genome shotgun sequence DNA window agaGTGTATTATAATGCGTTCAAGTGATCCAAGACTTGAAAGTCGTGATATGAGTTCATTATTTGATACTGTtagtgataaaatattaatatatctaTTTGGATGTTTATTACTGGAACGAAGAGTTATTTTAATGTCAGATAATCTTAGCAAATTATCAAGTTGTATTGAAGCACTACAAAGTTTATTATATCCATTTAATTGGCCACATACATTTATACCAGTTCTTCCAGATACACCTGAATTATCACCTATTATACAAGCACCATTACCATTTGTCattggtatattaaaaaaaaatagctatcTTAATTCAGATGTTGAGTCAATTGATGATGGTATTGTTGTTGATcttgatacaaataaaattatttgtatggttggtgatgaatcatcaatattaCCATCAAAACTTCAAAAAGGTATTAAAACAGCTTTACATTGGGTTAAAACAAAAACCAAATATGGTGATggttttagaaattttttagtatCAGAAGcatttttacgaatttttgTTGAAACTTGTGCTCATCTTGAGGGACATTTAGTTGCACAACAAGATGGAAAagttatatttcaaaaagaaTCATTTATTAAAGCTTCAAATTCAAAAGGAATACAATATTTTCTTGAATGGTTTGTTGAAACAACAATGTTTCATGAAtttgttaatgattttattggcTGGATTGAAGGTTCAACTGTTagagaaaataatgatattaaattatttgtacaaAGAATAGctgaatatcaaaaaaaaaatgatacaaatttacaaaaaaagtattcaaagaaaaagaaaaattttggtATGTATCAtttattgcaaattttttattttgaatattttatttaattgtctttttaattttttattctttcaggAGATCGATTAAAGGACTTGACGAATTTTTACACTCAAATGGGttgataaatatgtttttatcaAAACAAGGGGCCTTGATTAAAACACACCTGATTAGTTatattaaaacgaaaaaaaaatatagcaataAATGCATCGCTTAAAGAttcatatgataaaatttatatttattattaatttaatatacaaggGTGAATCTCATTTGTAAGAAATAGGACTGGTTAATTATAGTTGGTATTGTATATCAATTAAGTGTacttataaattgttattattattgatattgttttttttttttttatgtagaaAGTATGTGCCTttcagatgaaaaataatggaGCAAAGATCTGAtacaatttttacattttatttttgaaccaaattattgttgattgataaatttaatatggagaataatgttaattgttttcagacaatttttttccattattgccattttttttatatatattttttttgaattaaccTGTGATTAATACctgtaaatttaaaagtgtgaaaattgatatttttattgattttatatttttcttagtGTATGTATTTGGCAtatgctgaattttttttttatatctgtaTGTAGCTTTAATGATTGACTtatattgattgaaaaatatattgtaattattgaCCAGTGTTGATGTTTTGGTAaatgagtaaattttttttataaaaatttcaattttttgttgttttatttaaattacgaaataaataataaaatttattttaaaaaagaggtatttggtgttttgaaaaatttatttcttgtaaTTTATGATTccctaataattttaaaataatttttaataatttataagaatttttttgttgtttgcctaataatttttcgaaaaaaaaaaattgcagttTTGTATCAGGAGTATAGAATGACCGAAGAggtatttgttatttttgtaagcttacttcttttattttataattccctaatatttttaaaaattcttcggacaatttttgaaaaaattgaattttagtaccaggaacatagaatgaccgaagaggtatttgttatttttgaaagCTTACTTCTTCTATTTTATGATTCcctaataattctaaaaatttttcggacggtttttgaaaaaattgaattttagtaccaggaacatagaatgaccgaagaggtatttgttatttttgaaagATTACTTCTTCTATTTTATGATTccctaataaattaaaaaattcgacggacagattttttaaaaattgataaattgtatcaggaacatagaatgagccaagaggtatttattattttcgaaagcttacttcttttattttatgattctccaataattttaaaaattcgacGGACAgttttcgaaaataaaataattaaattttagtatcaggaatatagaatgagcaaagaggtattttgtgtTTTGGTAAGTGTTGGAAAGCTTAGTTTTtgtatcatcataataataactacttgtaacaataaaaaaaatttatgaaattcaaattttctattattcgATAAGACAGATTTCATCCATACCAATAAATTAATCCTACAAGCtgcaacaattattattaaattattttttttttttaaagtattttataataattaataaacattaagTAATTAtgttttcaattgaaaattcaacaaaatcaatattattatgtggTCCACCAAGTATAACAAGAACATTTATGTttgaagtaaataaaaaaaatatattttaaataataaatacaacaaacaatattatatcttggcaataacaaaaaaatatcattgttgttttatttttttagagtgCAATTCATTGGGCTGAAAAAGATCAACGTGTTTTTTACATAACACCAGCTCCATTGACATCAATACCAGCAAAATATCATGACAGAAATGATCTCATTCCAACGACATTCAATATGATACGTttcatgtaaatataataaccaACTGGTCCATCACTTGGCATTTAATTTTGTTCTAATAATTCCAGGCATTTATCTAGTTATGAGAGTCTTGTGGAGCAACTTGTTAACATTCATACCTTTGAAGTTCGACCAtcagtattattaattgatagaTTAGATacatatattcaaattaaagaCCCTAAAGTTAAAGAACAACATGAAGTACACATTGCAAGACTATGTGCAATAATTCATGATTCAATGAATGCCTGttcaagattaaaaaaagtCCAGGTTCATATTTGTGTATCAGTATCAccagataattttaaaacaaatatttatcagcATTATTTTGATAGTATTTGGAGATTTGACAAAAACAATGAAggaattgttgaattaaaaaaaatcaaaggtGATCTAGattatcaagatgtttttAGATACGAAAAATATGTTGATGGTACAGTTATTCTTAACAGTGTATTAGAattgtgtaaaaataattcatcaactcataaaattacatgaataatttgatcaagatgcttgaaaaaaaaacatgacaacTCTTCATGTTCCTGGGCCCCATAAGTTATGTTTTGTTtacacaattaatttattttaatcttgttatttatgttattaacAGAACTGATGATTTAacactaaatttaaattattaaataatattttaagacTTTTCTGGATGACAAATTACATTTGTCATTTGATtcttaataaaaagaaaatataaaaacacatgTTACATCAAGTGTACCAGTTTGAATTGACCTTAAGGCATGTCCAACGCGCAACGAAAATACAGAGAAGTTTCTGAAATTTTGACAGTAGATTATTTACGTAATAATACACAATccccaatttttttataatttttttgtcggtggttttcttttaattaattaataaagttgaCATTTTTCAAGAAGGTTCAAACATAGAGTGAAACTGACAGAAGAAGTTTGCATGTGTGGTCACACAGACATGTAATTGTCGTGATTTCATCTGCCAGTCCCACTCTATATTCAACCTGGccaacataatttttaatttacagtaaatgatattttaaaattcaattggaTAAATAGacttaaataaaatgagtcaataaatatttttttaatattaaataaggtcaaatatgataaaaataacgttttatgatagattaaaaaaaaaaataataattattcaagagTTTATAttctgtgttttttttttttcacatttttatttattcataatgaaAAGTATTGACAAAATTAGCATTGAACTTTCCTTCTGAAGGAGCATCCTTCTGTAAGACGAGCTTTTCCACCAGTTGGAGTGCACAAGATTGTACGACAACCATCACATTCAACGGGTCTCTGGGCATGAGAGAAGATTGTCTTGATTGCATAGCAACCTGGACATTTGACATCCATGAAGTAGCTGTTTGGTTTTTGAACAAGTCGCTTCAACTTGTGCTTTCTCTTTTCTTCAGCTGGGCTGGGATGGAGAAAATCTTTAGCTAATGGCATgctgaaaattgaaaaacaattaaattattatttgctcAATAACACAACCGCATgaacaaataatcattttttttttttttaggttatgAACACTTTTATATCTTCcaaaatattgtcaattaagtcaataattgcaaatatttatataaaaaaataaataaaataattagcttaatttaattattaaaatatatttgcaattatttacttaattgataatattttggaAGATATAAAAGTGTTTATTAtctataagaaaaaaatggtgATGCGGTTCATGCGGTTGTACAACACCGGAATTTATACAACACttttttaacatgaaaaattaatttctaattaatttaattataattttataataaaactcacttgttttttttgttaattcacTTGTAATTGTCAATTACAGCGTAAGCCACGTGTTTTGATGACCGCGTAAGGACGTAAAAGAGAATTTGCTCGAAGGGTGACCAGATATCTGAGAAATGCGCACGCCGCCAAATCCgccatttttataaatgtttccGCCGCTGTCTATCACGCCAACGCGggcttttttcaaaaataatatcattatttttatcataaagaataatctttaattaatttttatttaaatattgcaaaaattaaGCTAACCTAATTATTTCCTTGACtacattaatttcaattaatttctcagctaTATTTgccaaaatgaattaaaaaatatctagaaaattacatgttaattaatatttagtatgataataatttattgtatttattgaaaaaatataaagttataaATCACAAATATACGTTTTTCcacacatattttattttcacatctcaacaattttaaatatctttttatcTGGTAAATTACTTTTACTTGATTTATCCTAATgttttgatgatattgatctttattattttttttactactccAACTACTATGATCACTAAATACTGGCTCTTCCAttgtgtattaaataaaaaattataattactataAACAATaggtattataaatttttttttataatttatttacctttttttttcaatacatttaatagttaataaactatataaatacaaaattatttgttaatatttattagataataaataatagaaatatattattttttttttttttaaatttattttcaggaCAAGagataacaaattaataaaaataaataaattgcaagtgaatatttaaattgaaacaattttattatattaaaacgaATCATCTCACTCATTCAggattcaaagaaataatgagtcaaaataatattttcatttacttaTGTACGCATAATAGTTTTTTACGctgttttgttaatttatatattttactgacACCTTCACTAGTTACCTGTGTATttctaatgaataaaattcttaaattaggtaaattttcaacaagtttaatTACCCCTTTATCAGTGATTTGAATGCAATTTGATATATGCAAGGATTGCAATTTTGGATTGAATAAACATTGCATTGATTCATCAgtgataaattcattattttttgatggcAGATAAGTTAAACCAAGACCGAAATCTTctaattgttgtaaattatcaattgcacTCATACCAATATCAGTTATATATGTGccaattatttgtaaatcccttaatttttcagcattattacaaagattaatcaaaaattcatcACTAATACCATAATCACAATCAATATGTAACTTcttgagattttttaaatttccaattGGATACATATTGATTCTCATATCAAACATTGGATGATGTTCCTGCCAACGAAATGTTAATTTTAGATTagccaaattttttatttcacctaTCGACTGGAGTAATAGTTGACTTAGTCCAATATTACGTATAGTTAAACTATTCAAAGCGATTAGTCGAGGaaatacctgaaaaataaagaaataatttattaaaaattaaatattctttatTGTAATATCTataaaggtatatatatatttattaaaaatttaaactcacCGAAGCCGATGAATCTGGTAAGAATATGTAATTTCGTGCGAAGCAACATGAAAGTTCTAAACTTTCCAGTGTTCCACCAATTTGTTCTAACGACTTGGCTAAAGTCATTGGTAGAGTTAAACTTCCACAATCCCATTCAATCCACAGTACTCTAAGGTGAGacatattagaaaaaacattttcaaaatcttgactcattatttctttgaattcTAAATAAAGGGTCTCAAGATTTGGACAATTAGCATTGATTATTGGCATTATTTGAGAAATAGGATATTGTGTTACATTTAGATAAGTTAAATTACTTCCACAGAGTTTAATTAGGTACTCTAGATCATTTGCtttttcatgaaattcattaattgaatcattttcattgcttttaaatgaaaatgttgTGAAGCATGAAGGGAGAAACCTGTTCTTCCAATCTTTGCATactgaaaaattgattaaatattttcattagtaTATTCAAAGTAATAcagaattttgtttttatcattaaaaattatagtgttgttattttcttacttttttcaaGTCGTGGCTGACTAGCAAGTAGAGGAGCCATGCGAATCATACGCAAATCATACTGTACAGCACGTGCttcttgtatttttctttttttatcttcatcatcctcatcctcatcatcatcatcataactATCTTCATCCTCATCCTcctcctcatcatcatcatcatcataactatcttcatcttcatcttcttcatcatcatcaccttcATTTACCATTGATACTATTACTTTATCATTTAAggaattttttgataactcaagctatatcagaaaaaaattaattcatgattaaattcaatttaattaacaataaacaataacagtaactacaaaaatattattatatagaatTCAAAACATACTTCTTCTTTCGAAATTATAGTGAATTTTTCAAGCCATTCGGCAGGACTTAAATCTGCAGTTTCCATATCCATTTTAGTTGGATCAGTCTTCATGCAGGTCAGCACGTGTATTGACGTGAACAAAATACgcaaaatacaacaaaatagCTAAATAGCAAAACTGAGATCGGGCTAcacactgtaaaaaataaagtgtaaAGCGCCTGCGCTCCGTGCCCAATATATGGGACTGCGAGTATGtatgtgtgtttgaacataccatacgttgccacatgTAATTAGCTTTGTAAATAGTAACACGCTGGACTGAAATCCTCCAGGTTTACCTTGCCATTGATTCGACACACTATTACGTTTACTAGATTATTGGTGGTCGTCTGTGCTGAGTAAAACACAAGTGGCCAgggaagaatttaaaaaaatcgattcaatgttcaatcgaaaaaaaaagtaaaaaataaaaattaaatagtatgATGATAACCCaattaattgtcttttttataatttctaaaagatgaaaaaaaaaaaaatgcaagtagtatgttttattataagttatttattttaacttttatagatatatgaattaaattgtttatattattggtAGAAATGATCATTAATCGAATATTTGATACTACAACTATAAATCATAATCAaaaccaataaaataatatgacaatgtttttttaaaatttaattataatatattattaaacaaaaaacaaaaaacgcAAAAGTATATATGGATATATTAAGTCatatattgaaagaaaaaaaaataataattattgattttaatctaTAGACATGGATCTTTTTACACAAGGGTAAATAAGAATACTTggtattttcttatttaagtCAATTTCAATGTCAACTTCTTGTCTGATAAATAtcctgtaaaataaaaaataatattattaataatggatattatttataaacagtTTTTTACAGAACTTTTTCATTtagattaatataataataataataataataataataataataataaaagaaaaaagttcgaaattattgattaatattcattttaccGTTGATCACTAGAACCGGCTTCTTCAATCATTAGATTACCGCTACTAAGTTGCATTCGAATTATaccattttttgataatgtgtTCGAACCGGAATTTGTTATAGTTTCAGCAGGTTCTTTGTAAGCTTGAATCTCAACATTGTGATAGACtatgaaactaaaaaaaaaaaataatatttgtcatCAAAAGTTTATtagagatataaataaataataaatttttaataagtcACTTTTTATCccttaataaaacattaataatatgataattaaataattttaataaataaaaaattaattaaaaattattgaataaatatttgacttACTAATCATCagtatcttttatttttattttttgttgacttCCTTCAAGTACCGCAGTCATTGGAAATTTCAGTTTCATTTTTCCGTACTGATCTGGACAATCagttctaaataaataatcattatacaaaatattaataatgataaacattaataataaaaacaaaaaattggtttaaaataattgattaatatttaacttaCACTTGGCCATTACTTTTTGTTACTAGTTCATCTGGTACGTCATGTCCGTAACTTAGAAGTTTTTCCACAGACATTGGATTACCTATAGGTAAGTAAGTCCGTCTGtaaggtaataataatattattaatgatgtatattttttattaagacaGAGATGGTAACTTTCTTCACTTAATagaacattaataataataataatgatgataattgaataatttaaaaaaccaaatggttggttaaaaataattgattaatgtTTAACTTACGTTTGAGGATTCGACCCAGCTTGTTGTGATATTATTTTAGCGCAATAACTTTTAACATCAGAATCAAGTTTTGGTGGTTTGAATGATACACCATCAACTTCTGAATATGGTGGTGGGTTATTGTGAGCTTTAACGTGAATTGTGTGTTTCAAAAtaaaactgtaaaataaaaataatgttattaataatgtacCTACTAATTGTATATTTGTCATCAATAGTTTGTTAAagatacaaataattaatcgaAACGAATAATAGATATATTcgaaattgttttaaaattcaacttacgtttcattactattttttaattttaatgttaatttttcactATCAAGTGATCCATAccaattatgtaatttaaatgtttttatctCTTCAACAGcaattttattgcttttaggttcaattgatttttcgtTAAGTTCAAAGCTGAATGTGGGAGGAAAAATtaaactgtaaaataataattatgataatattattaatgatgtatatttttttatcaacagtttaatttattatttttagatatagcgaaataaataatctatattCATGATAggtcaatttttttgtctaggTGCTTAACATCTAGTAATTTTCGACATatgtgctatttttttttttacaattatttaaaaaataaaaatttcattgtggGACAAAAATTTGAGGTGAAAAGTTGTCATAATTTTATCACTGGATGTTAAGCACCTggctgtaataataaataattttaattatcaaagaatGGTTTGAAATTATTGCTCAATATATTCTACTTACTCTTTTCttccaaagaaaatttttggtGTTATTAATCCTATATTACCACTATCAAGTGATACCGTAAAACCcttaatatttaatgtttttattccatcatcaaatattgataataataagttCTTTCCAGCAGCCCGTATGGTTGACCAAAAACTAGTTGAATTTTGGAtagctataaaaataataaataatatcaattaaaaaaaatatttgaattgaataaaaaaataatatttgatatttttttttgtatatttttatgatttagtATTTTTTGGGTGGATATAAAGTGTGATTACTGATTAGTACAATGGACATTGAATTGtagctaaaatttttatataaaataacccTAAATTCACTCAAAATCACACGTAATATCCACTATAAATTGCTTGTAATTAATACAAgcttactttaaaaaaaaaaaaaatttaatttaaaataataatataccttGAGTATCGCGTGATCTTTCTGATTCATGATGGTGGAGAGGATTTGATTCaagtaataatgatgaatcaaTTCGACTAGTCGTAAGTGTCATAGATCGtagatattttgttgaattaattggAGCATATTTTGTTGTGCCAACAAGACGCAATGTATTTCTCAAAATTCCACTCATTTTCTTATGTTTTATTCTTAAACAAGAATTTATTAACAGTTATCAATactaattgtttaaacaatatataaatttttttgataaacttgATAAACAACGCGAGAAGACCAACAGGTGGCTACAACATGCTATTCACAAAAAAGAATTCAACCAAGAGAACTATTCTCTATTTTTCCTGCTCAGAAGTCAGACTCCACGTTTCGTTTGTCAAATTTATATGAGTGATTCAATTTGCTTTGATCTATGTACTTGACTACATTAATTTCTCAGCTATTTgccaaaatgaattaaaaaatacctaaaaaattacatgttaattaatatttaaaatgataataatttattgtatttattggaaaattaaaaagttataaattacaaatatacgTTTTTCcacacatattttattttcacatgcaCATCAtctcaacaattttaaatatctttttatcTGGTAAATTACTTCTACTTGATTTATCCTAAtgttttgatgatgttgagctttattattttttttactactccAACTACTATGATCACTAAATACTGGCACTTCCAttgtgtattaaataaaatattataattactatAAACAATAggtactataaatttttttaataatttatttaccttttttttcaatacatttaatagttaataaactatataaatacaaaattatttgttaatattaattagataataaataatagaaatatattattttttttttttttaaatttattttcaggaCAAGagataacaaattaataaaaataaataaattgcaagtaaatatttaaattgaaacaattttattatattaaaacgaATCAAAAGGCACAGTAGTTTTTTTAGACTAAAAAATGTACATTATTTGATTTCAccgatgatttaaaaataatcaatgctAATTGTCCACATCTCACTCATTCAggattcaaagaaataatgagtcaaaataatattatttcatttacgtATATACGCGTAATAGTTTTTTACGctgttttgttaatttatatattttactgacACCTTCACTAGTTACCTTTGTATttctaatgaataaaattcttaaattaggtaaattttcaataagttTAATTACCCCTTTATCAGTGGTTTTAATGCAATTTGATATATCCAAGGAGTacaatttttgattgaataaacattgaattgaTAATGCAAGTagtatgttttattataagttatttattttaaccttTATAgatatatgaattaaattgtttatattattggtATATGGATATATTAAGTCatatattgaaagaaaaaataataataattatcgatTTTAATGTATAGACTTGGATCTTTTTACAAGAGGGCAAATAAGAATACTTggtattttactatttaagtCAATTTCAATGTCAACTTCTTGTCTGATGATTAtcctgtaaaataaaaaaagtaatattattaataatggtCCATTATtaatggatattttttataaacagttTTTTACATAACTTTTTCATTcagattaatataataataataataatttgaataataaaagaaaaaagttcgaaattattgattaatattcattttaccGTTGATCGCAAGAACCGACTTCTTCAATCATTAGATTACCGCTACTAAGTTGCATGTGAAGTAAaccattttttgataatctatTTCCTCCTGTGTTCGAAACGAAATTTGTTACAGTTTCAGCAGGTTCTTTGTAAGCTTCAATCTCAACTTTGtgatagacaaaaaaaaaattatatttgtcatCAAAAGTGTATGggagatataaataaataataaatttttaataaatcacttTTTATCCCTTAACAgaacattaataatatgataattaaataattttaataaacaaaaaattaattaaaaattattgaataatattggaCTTACTCATCATCagtatcttttatttttattttttgttgacttCCTTCAAGTACCGCAGT harbors:
- the LOC122848771 gene encoding uncharacterized protein LOC122848771 gives rise to the protein MFSIENSTKSILLCGPPSITRTFMFESAIHWAEKDQRVFYITPAPLTSIPAKYHDRNDLIPTTFNMIRFMHLSSYESLVEQLVNIHTFEVRPSVLLIDRLDTYIQIKDPKVKEQHEVHIARLCAIIHDSMNACSRLKKVQVHICVSVSPDNFKTNIYQHYFDSIWRFDKNNEGIVELKKIKGDLDYQDVFRYEKYVDGTVILNSVLELCKNNSSTHKIT
- the LOC122848772 gene encoding 40S ribosomal protein S27 — its product is MPLAKDFLHPSPAEEKRKHKLKRLVQKPNSYFMDVKCPGCYAIKTIFSHAQRPVECDGCRTILCTPTGGKARLTEGCSFRRKVQC
- the LOC122849431 gene encoding uncharacterized protein LOC122849431; this encodes MIRMAPLLASQPRLEKICKDWKNRFLPSCFTTFSFKSNENDSINEFHEKANDLEYLIKLCGSNLTYLNVTQYPISQIMPIINANCPNLETLYLEFKEIMSQDFENVFSNMSHLRVLWIEWDCGSLTLPMTLAKSLEQIGGTLESLELSCCFARNYIFLPDSSASVFPRLIALNSLTIRNIGLSQLLLQSIGEIKNLANLKLTFRWQEHHPMFDMRINMYPIGNLKNLKKDLQIIGTYITDIGMSAIDNLQQLEDFGLGLTYLPSKNNEFITDESMQCLFNPKLQSLHISNCIQITDKGKYTGN